One Nitrospirota bacterium DNA segment encodes these proteins:
- a CDS encoding dihydrofolate reductase family protein — protein sequence MGRKPTPEELKYAEFTAQTPHYVLSSSMDSAQWSQTSFIRSLKQVTALKKKAGQDIYLVGGGQTVASLIDAGLVDELRLIVYPIIAGEGKTLLVGMKHRRGLELKNVRQLEGGRASLVYGIG from the coding sequence ATGGGCCGCAAACCGACGCCGGAAGAGCTGAAATACGCCGAATTCACGGCGCAGACGCCGCATTATGTGCTTTCGAGCAGCATGGATTCCGCTCAATGGTCACAGACGAGTTTCATTCGGAGTCTCAAACAGGTAACCGCTCTCAAGAAGAAAGCAGGCCAGGACATCTACCTTGTCGGCGGCGGCCAGACAGTCGCCAGCCTTATCGATGCCGGGCTGGTGGATGAACTCCGCCTTATCGTCTATCCCATTATCGCCGGTGAAGGAAAGACGCTCCTTGTCGGAATGAAACATCGCCGGGGGCTGGAGCTGAAGAATGTCCGGCAGCTTGAAGGCGGGCGGGCAAGTCTTGTATACGGAATCGGATAA